The Nocardia terpenica genome has a segment encoding these proteins:
- a CDS encoding CatB-related O-acetyltransferase, which translates to MAGQPRVVLLKPLVTSPLIEVGEFSYYDDPDDPTAFETRNVLYHYGPEKLIIGKFCALATGVKFIMNGANHRMDGPSTFPFPSMGGSWSDHVDLLVDLPNRGDTVVGNDVWLGHGATVLPGVRIGHGAIVAAGAVVTGDVPDYAIVGGNPARLIRTRFGDNDIARLLTVAWWDWPLDHITAHIRTIMSGTITDLEAAAPNAAGDITSRR; encoded by the coding sequence ATGGCGGGCCAGCCTCGGGTGGTGCTGCTGAAACCCCTGGTCACCTCGCCGCTGATCGAGGTCGGGGAGTTCTCCTATTACGACGACCCGGACGATCCGACCGCGTTCGAAACCCGCAATGTGCTGTACCACTACGGCCCGGAAAAGCTGATCATCGGGAAGTTCTGCGCACTGGCCACCGGGGTGAAGTTCATCATGAACGGCGCCAACCACCGCATGGACGGCCCGTCGACGTTTCCCTTCCCCAGCATGGGCGGCTCGTGGTCGGACCATGTCGACCTGCTCGTCGACCTGCCCAACCGCGGCGACACCGTGGTCGGCAACGACGTGTGGTTGGGCCACGGCGCGACCGTGCTGCCCGGCGTCCGGATCGGCCACGGCGCGATCGTCGCCGCCGGCGCCGTGGTCACCGGCGACGTCCCGGACTACGCCATCGTCGGCGGCAACCCGGCCCGCCTGATCCGAACCCGCTTCGGCGACAACGACATTGCCCGGCTCCTGACCGTGGCCTGGTGGGACTGGCCCCTGGACCACATCACCGCGCACATTCGAACGATCATGTCCGGCACCATCACCGACCTCGAGGCCGCGGCCCCGAATGCGGCCGGGGACATCACGTCTCGTCGGTAG
- a CDS encoding VOC family protein, which yields MYREETMAVVHAERGVLSMIRVPDYRPPTWPGGATPKHIHLDLVVADLDVGEREALRLGARRADVQPGPDRWRVLLDPAGHPFCLTAHIPLLPLGPRATDET from the coding sequence GTGTATCGCGAGGAAACCATGGCCGTGGTCCATGCCGAGCGGGGTGTGCTGTCGATGATCCGGGTCCCGGACTATCGGCCGCCGACCTGGCCCGGCGGCGCCACCCCGAAACACATTCACCTCGACCTCGTGGTGGCCGATCTGGATGTCGGCGAACGCGAGGCACTCCGGCTGGGCGCTCGCCGCGCGGACGTGCAGCCCGGACCGGACCGTTGGCGGGTACTGCTGGACCCGGCGGGACATCCGTTCTGCCTCACCGCCCACATTCCCCTGCTCCCGCTGGGGCCGAGGGCTACCGACGAGACGTGA
- a CDS encoding erythromycin esterase family protein, whose protein sequence is MSHDISLSAAARSLVAHSRILPELDAVTDDELDLLGAVVADARVVALGEGAHFVAEFGVARRRLLRYLVERCGFTVLAFEFGFAEACALDAWLHGQGPETALRTMIGTTNSGLDSTMARWLRHYNTTGGHSVRLIGVDTPVSGGTLAPVLEPLIDYLTTVDPEHADLARTALAIGARIEGASVGKAALRWVELAEADRTALTAALSRLTVRMRALEPLYVARSDRARYDLAAQQLAIAVHTDYMFATIHGVLFGGPSLPMDGSVRDRVMADTLLWHLDRLDPDTRVVVMAHNNHIQKKPVEFDGPLAFSMGCYLADTLGDTYRAIALTHTADTVPDLYPDPDQPIGFTVTDTAMAPPPAGSVEGELIAAGLGSVVSLCNLRPLRNTPTNLSSIRGQSAQMPTPVPEAFDAVLTLPTITTKVELTLA, encoded by the coding sequence ATGTCCCATGACATTTCGCTGTCCGCGGCCGCCCGGTCCCTGGTCGCGCACTCCCGGATCCTGCCCGAGCTGGATGCCGTTACCGACGACGAGCTGGATCTGCTCGGTGCGGTCGTCGCCGATGCGCGGGTCGTCGCCCTGGGGGAGGGCGCGCATTTCGTGGCCGAATTCGGTGTCGCGCGTAGGCGTTTGCTGCGCTATCTGGTCGAGCGGTGCGGTTTCACGGTGCTGGCCTTCGAATTCGGGTTCGCCGAAGCGTGCGCTCTCGACGCGTGGCTGCACGGGCAGGGGCCCGAGACCGCGCTGCGGACAATGATCGGCACCACCAATTCCGGCCTCGACTCCACCATGGCCCGCTGGCTGCGGCACTACAACACCACCGGTGGACATTCGGTGCGGCTGATCGGGGTGGATACACCGGTCTCCGGTGGCACGCTCGCGCCGGTCCTGGAACCGCTGATCGACTACCTGACCACGGTCGATCCCGAGCACGCCGATCTGGCACGCACCGCGCTGGCGATCGGTGCGCGGATCGAGGGCGCCTCGGTGGGCAAGGCGGCGCTGCGCTGGGTCGAGTTGGCCGAGGCCGACCGGACCGCGCTCACCGCGGCGCTGTCCCGGCTCACGGTGCGCATGCGGGCGCTGGAACCGCTGTATGTGGCGCGCAGCGACCGCGCCCGCTACGACCTGGCCGCTCAACAGCTGGCGATCGCCGTGCATACCGACTACATGTTCGCCACCATCCACGGCGTCCTGTTCGGCGGCCCGAGCCTGCCGATGGACGGCTCGGTCCGCGACCGGGTCATGGCCGATACCCTGCTCTGGCACCTCGATCGCCTCGACCCGGACACCCGCGTCGTAGTCATGGCCCACAACAACCACATTCAGAAGAAACCGGTGGAATTCGATGGCCCCCTGGCCTTTTCGATGGGCTGCTACCTCGCCGACACCCTCGGCGACACGTATCGCGCCATCGCCCTCACCCACACCGCCGACACCGTCCCCGACCTGTATCCCGACCCCGACCAGCCGATCGGTTTCACCGTCACCGACACCGCCATGGCCCCGCCCCCGGCGGGCAGCGTCGAGGGCGAACTCATCGCGGCCGGGCTGGGTTCGGTTGTGTCCCTGTGCAATCTGCGCCCCCTACGCAACACCCCGACGAACCTGTCGAGCATCCGCGGCCAGAGCGCCCAGATGCCCACACCGGTCCCCGAAGCATTCGACGCGGTCCTGACCCTCCCCACCATCACCACGAAGGTCGAATTGACCCTCGCCTGA
- a CDS encoding VOC family protein: MACRITELVIDCAEPQRLADFWCAVLGYVEVGWEGDALEIGPPGIGFGGPQPTLVFVRSTEPKRGKLPLHLDVNATDRDQDAELERLLGVGARKVDIGQGGDAAWHVLADPEGNEFCLLRRRVDAV, encoded by the coding sequence ATGGCGTGCAGGATCACGGAATTGGTTATCGATTGTGCCGAACCGCAGCGGCTGGCGGACTTCTGGTGTGCGGTGCTCGGCTATGTCGAAGTGGGGTGGGAGGGGGATGCGCTGGAGATCGGGCCGCCTGGGATCGGGTTCGGTGGGCCGCAGCCGACGCTGGTGTTCGTTCGTAGCACCGAGCCGAAGCGGGGGAAACTGCCGCTGCATCTCGATGTGAACGCCACCGATCGCGATCAGGACGCCGAGCTGGAACGGCTGCTCGGCGTGGGGGCGCGGAAGGTCGATATCGGGCAGGGTGGCGATGCGGCGTGGCATGTGCTGGCCGACCCGGAAGGGAATGAATTCTGCCTGCTCCGGCGGCGGGTCGACGCGGTGTAG